A single Pedobacter sp. PACM 27299 DNA region contains:
- a CDS encoding class I tRNA ligase family protein yields MGQCILDTLRVFYLPADTYVRYLRSNKRDVKFICGSDENGVPITLKAKREGVSPQVIVDKYHKIIGDSFRDFGVSFDIYHRTSSLMHHQTASEFFENLYEKGVFTEEVTEQYYDEKAQTFLADRYITGTCPKWQ; encoded by the coding sequence ATGGGCCAGTGCATATTGGACACCTTGCGGGTGTTTTATTTGCCTGCGGATACCTATGTGAGGTATTTGCGTTCGAATAAGAGAGATGTGAAGTTTATTTGTGGATCGGATGAGAATGGCGTGCCTATTACCCTTAAAGCTAAAAGGGAAGGGGTTAGTCCTCAAGTGATCGTTGATAAATACCATAAAATCATTGGTGATTCCTTTAGGGATTTCGGTGTTTCTTTTGACATTTATCACCGTACTTCTTCTTTGATGCACCATCAGACTGCTTCAGAATTCTTTGAAAATCTTTATGAAAAGGGAGTTTTTACCGAAGAGGTGACAGAGCAATATTATGATGAGAAGGCACAGACTTTCCTGGCAGATAGATACATCACGGGAACTTGTCCGAAATGGCAATGA
- a CDS encoding alpha/beta hydrolase, whose translation MKIKNIDIELWEEIKNSPFSKIAYEELLANDPAKIREEELKLSLKELPETPQQLAVENIWIPSCDKGRNIRLRTYKPKGKQNLPILLYFHGGAFIYGTPEQYDFILFRLALDINAMIVSVDYRLAPEHPFPAAMQDGYDTLLWLAENADRIGADQHHITIAGSSAGATIAASVTHLSRDRKEVVIRHQYLLYPPMSQLLETPSMQELANAPMQTKQAAEWMWRHYLQNGIHHPPKYAVPLLEENFQGLPGTTIVVCELDPLKDEGKLYASKLQKAAIPVDLLEIKGAVHAFDFFPCTLSDNFYTQQIELFKQILDQ comes from the coding sequence ATGAAGATTAAAAACATCGATATCGAACTTTGGGAAGAGATAAAAAACAGTCCCTTTAGCAAAATAGCTTATGAAGAACTATTGGCGAATGATCCCGCAAAAATCAGAGAGGAAGAGCTAAAATTGTCCCTTAAAGAACTTCCAGAGACACCTCAGCAACTGGCAGTTGAAAACATCTGGATTCCATCTTGTGATAAAGGAAGGAATATCCGACTGAGAACCTACAAGCCAAAAGGAAAACAAAATTTACCTATCCTGTTATATTTTCACGGAGGCGCTTTTATTTACGGCACTCCTGAACAATACGACTTTATACTCTTCCGGTTAGCGCTGGACATTAATGCAATGATTGTCTCAGTGGACTATCGGCTGGCACCGGAACACCCTTTTCCTGCAGCAATGCAGGACGGATACGATACCTTGCTATGGCTAGCTGAAAATGCGGATCGTATAGGAGCTGACCAGCACCATATCACCATCGCAGGAAGCAGTGCCGGAGCAACAATTGCAGCATCTGTTACCCATCTGTCAAGGGACCGAAAGGAGGTCGTAATTAGACATCAATACCTGCTTTATCCACCAATGAGCCAGCTTTTAGAAACACCATCTATGCAGGAATTGGCGAATGCTCCCATGCAAACTAAACAGGCTGCGGAATGGATGTGGAGACACTATTTGCAAAATGGAATCCATCATCCACCTAAATATGCGGTCCCGCTATTGGAAGAAAATTTTCAAGGATTACCTGGCACCACTATCGTCGTCTGTGAGCTGGATCCGCTGAAGGATGAAGGTAAATTGTATGCCAGCAAACTACAGAAGGCAGCCATTCCCGTGGATCTACTCGAGATAAAAGGAGCGGTACATGCCTTCGATTTTTTTCCATGCACATTGAGCGACAATTTTTATACGCAGCAAATTGAATTGTTCAAACAAATTTTAGATCAGTAA
- a CDS encoding NAD(P)H-dependent oxidoreductase, whose translation MKNILIINGHPDKESFNEAIAQSYLKSAITAGAEVRYIAIRELKFNPNLQFGYRQRMELEPDLLKALEDLQWSEHQIWIHPMWWLGMPAIMKGFFDRAFLPGITFKSDQEGNSEGLLKGKTGRIITTAGDLSLDIYEDVYDSSGLVQLKKGILEYCGVSSIQTDFIGPLYELSESDRKNWLEKIGHIAKNDSLL comes from the coding sequence ATGAAAAACATCTTAATCATCAATGGGCATCCAGATAAAGAAAGTTTCAATGAAGCCATCGCACAATCTTACCTCAAATCGGCTATCACAGCAGGTGCAGAAGTGAGATATATCGCCATCAGAGAATTAAAATTCAATCCAAATTTACAATTCGGTTATCGCCAGCGAATGGAACTGGAGCCAGATCTCCTCAAAGCACTGGAAGATCTTCAATGGAGCGAACATCAGATCTGGATACATCCGATGTGGTGGTTGGGCATGCCCGCGATAATGAAAGGTTTCTTTGATCGGGCTTTTCTGCCAGGGATTACTTTCAAAAGTGACCAGGAAGGTAATAGTGAAGGGCTTTTAAAAGGCAAAACAGGCCGAATCATTACAACAGCAGGAGATTTATCCTTAGACATTTATGAAGACGTCTATGATTCAAGCGGTCTTGTTCAATTGAAGAAAGGCATATTAGAGTACTGTGGTGTATCTTCTATACAAACCGATTTTATAGGCCCTCTGTATGAACTATCTGAATCTGACAGAAAAAATTGGTTAGAAAAGATAGGTCATATTGCAAAGAATGATAGTTTGTTGTAA
- the metG gene encoding methionine--tRNA ligase subunit beta, giving the protein MNVARLGNKYLAETEPWKVIKTDEDRVRTILNISLQIAANIEILIEPFLPFTADKLMKMLNYGGHQWEDAGKVNLLHRGHQLNEPVLLFEKIEDEEVQAQIDKLNKSKSDNLLTTAEVAPAKENIQFEQFGAIDIRVATIIAAEKVEKTKKLLKLTVDTGIDQRTVVSGIAEFFKPEDIVGQQVSLVVNLAPREIKGILSQGMILMSENSEGKLTFVAPVANHGNGSVIR; this is encoded by the coding sequence ATGAATGTGGCACGTTTAGGTAACAAGTACCTGGCGGAGACAGAACCTTGGAAGGTGATCAAAACGGACGAAGATAGGGTGCGTACGATCTTAAACATCAGTTTACAGATTGCGGCTAATATTGAGATCCTGATTGAGCCATTCTTGCCTTTCACGGCAGATAAGCTGATGAAGATGCTGAATTACGGCGGTCACCAGTGGGAAGATGCGGGAAAAGTAAATTTACTGCACCGCGGTCACCAGTTGAACGAGCCGGTATTGCTGTTCGAGAAAATCGAAGATGAAGAGGTTCAGGCACAGATTGACAAACTGAATAAAAGTAAATCTGATAACTTATTGACTACTGCTGAAGTTGCTCCTGCAAAGGAAAATATCCAGTTTGAGCAGTTTGGAGCGATTGATATCCGCGTTGCGACCATCATCGCTGCAGAGAAAGTAGAAAAAACTAAAAAACTGTTGAAATTAACCGTAGATACAGGGATCGATCAACGTACTGTAGTATCGGGTATCGCAGAGTTTTTTAAACCGGAAGATATTGTGGGTCAGCAGGTAAGTTTGGTCGTAAATCTTGCACCAAGAGAAATAAAAGGAATTTTGTCACAAGGAATGATTTTAATGTCTGAAAATTCAGAAGGAAAACTTACTTTTGTGGCTCCTGTAGCAAACCATGGTAATGGCAGTGTAATCAGGTAG
- a CDS encoding LD-carboxypeptidase — MIKQPPYLKKGDKIGISSPAKKLTADLSKATAILEGWGLQVVLGENVYAAHDQFAGTDEQRRKDLQTFLDDPRSKPSLLPEVVMAPLELLMSLILVASNQKDKMIHPNGSLVSVTLPSWLSILSTSQHPKHPWSNA; from the coding sequence ATGATTAAGCAGCCGCCATATTTAAAAAAAGGAGACAAAATTGGAATCAGCTCTCCTGCCAAGAAATTAACCGCAGACCTGAGCAAAGCGACCGCCATTTTAGAAGGCTGGGGGCTGCAGGTAGTCCTTGGCGAAAATGTTTATGCTGCGCATGATCAATTTGCAGGCACAGATGAGCAGAGGCGAAAAGACCTGCAAACCTTTTTAGACGATCCGAGATCAAAGCCATCTTTGCTTCCAGAGGTGGTTATGGCACCATTAGAATTGTTGATGAGCTTGATTTTAGTCGCTTCAAATCAGAAGGACAAGATGATCCATCCAAATGGATCATTGGTTTCAGTGACATTACCATCCTGGCTTTCCATACTTAGCACAAGCCAACACCCAAAGCATCCATGGTCAAATGCCTAA